A section of the Pediococcus inopinatus genome encodes:
- a CDS encoding isoprenyl transferase, with the protein MYINWSDNVFSKSDKTNRTELDTAKQLNEHIPEHVAIIMDGNGRWAQKRHLPRVAGHREGMNTVKKITMSANNLGVKVLTLYAFSTENWKRPSSEVNFLMRLPGDFFDTFVPDLIKANVRVNVMGYIDQLPDYTQKAVKNAIANTAQCTGMVLNFALNYGGRAELVTAVRKIAQQVSDHKLNSDEITDETIDENLMTASLKPNADPDLLIRTSGEERISNFLLWQIAYSELVFTDVLWPDFSDQTLKDCIYQYQQRNRRFGGLK; encoded by the coding sequence ATGTATATAAATTGGAGTGATAATGTGTTTTCAAAATCTGATAAAACTAATCGTACAGAGTTAGATACAGCCAAGCAGCTGAATGAGCACATTCCTGAACACGTTGCTATTATTATGGATGGCAACGGAAGATGGGCCCAGAAGCGACATTTACCAAGAGTTGCTGGTCATCGTGAAGGAATGAACACTGTAAAAAAAATCACAATGAGTGCTAACAATTTAGGTGTTAAAGTCTTAACTTTATATGCTTTTTCAACGGAAAATTGGAAACGTCCCTCAAGTGAAGTAAACTTTTTAATGCGCCTGCCGGGTGATTTTTTTGATACATTTGTGCCAGATCTTATCAAAGCTAATGTACGGGTTAATGTGATGGGGTATATTGATCAATTGCCTGATTACACTCAGAAGGCTGTAAAAAATGCAATTGCCAACACTGCACAATGCACTGGCATGGTTTTAAACTTCGCGTTGAATTATGGTGGACGTGCAGAGTTAGTAACGGCGGTCAGAAAAATTGCACAGCAAGTTTCAGATCATAAACTGAATTCGGATGAGATCACCGATGAAACGATTGACGAAAACTTAATGACTGCTTCGCTGAAACCCAATGCGGATCCGGATTTATTAATTCGCACAAGTGGGGAAGAACGGATATCTAATTTTTTGCTTTGGCAAATTGCCTATAGTGAATTAGTGTTTACGGATGTCCTTTGGCCAGATTTTTCTGATCAGACACTTAAAGATTGTATTTACCAATACCAACAAAGAAACCGTCGTTTTGGCGGCCTAAAATAA
- the frr gene encoding ribosome recycling factor produces MAAENTIIKKAQDRMEKAEQSLGHELGNIRAGRANASLLDRIMVDYYGSPTPINQMASITIPEARVIMVTPYDKTALKNLEQAIMISDLGINPSNDGSAIRLVIPQLTEERRKELAKDVKAEGERAKVAVRNVRRDAMDELKKGEKANTYTEDELHDLETQTQKVTDKAIKSIDEIVASKEKEILSE; encoded by the coding sequence ATGGCAGCTGAAAATACAATTATAAAAAAAGCACAGGATCGAATGGAAAAAGCAGAACAGTCACTGGGACATGAGCTAGGAAATATTCGTGCGGGTCGGGCAAACGCCAGCTTATTAGATCGAATTATGGTTGATTACTATGGATCACCTACACCAATCAATCAAATGGCATCGATCACAATTCCAGAAGCTCGTGTTATTATGGTCACCCCATACGATAAAACGGCTTTGAAAAATTTGGAACAAGCCATTATGATTTCTGATTTGGGTATCAACCCTTCTAATGATGGGAGTGCTATTCGGTTAGTTATTCCTCAACTTACAGAGGAACGTCGAAAAGAATTAGCGAAAGATGTAAAAGCTGAAGGAGAACGTGCGAAAGTAGCTGTTCGAAATGTTCGTCGCGATGCCATGGATGAGCTTAAGAAGGGCGAAAAGGCCAACACTTATACTGAAGATGAACTTCATGATTTAGAAACACAAACTCAAAAAGTTACAGATAAGGCTATCAAATCAATTGATGAAATTGTGGCTAGCAAGGAAAAAGAGATTTTATCTGAATAA
- the pyrH gene encoding UMP kinase: MTKVKYKRVIMKLSGEALAGDKGSGINPPVIKTVAEELKEVHDMGVQIAIVCGGGNMWRGETGEQMGMQRVQADYIGMLATVMNALALQDSLESIGVPTRVQTAIEMRQIAEPYIRRKAVRHLEKNRIVIFAAGTGSPYFSTDTTAALRGAEIDADAILMAKNGVDGIYSADPNIDSSAVKYEELTHLDIIDKGLKVMDTTASSLSMENNIPLVVFNLNQPGNIKKVVEGQNIGTTVRGK, from the coding sequence ATGACAAAAGTTAAATATAAACGGGTAATCATGAAGCTTAGCGGTGAAGCACTTGCAGGAGATAAAGGATCAGGAATTAATCCGCCTGTTATCAAAACAGTAGCTGAGGAATTAAAAGAAGTGCATGATATGGGTGTTCAAATTGCCATTGTTTGTGGTGGTGGTAACATGTGGCGTGGCGAAACTGGTGAGCAAATGGGCATGCAGCGTGTCCAGGCTGATTATATTGGTATGTTGGCGACAGTTATGAATGCTCTAGCTTTGCAAGACAGCCTTGAATCAATAGGGGTTCCAACACGCGTTCAAACAGCGATTGAAATGCGTCAGATTGCAGAACCTTACATTCGTCGTAAAGCTGTTCGGCATCTTGAGAAAAACAGAATTGTGATTTTTGCAGCTGGAACAGGCAGTCCATACTTTTCGACAGATACAACAGCCGCTTTACGTGGTGCCGAAATTGATGCAGATGCAATCTTGATGGCTAAAAACGGTGTTGATGGAATTTATTCGGCTGATCCTAATATCGATTCCTCGGCAGTTAAGTATGAAGAATTAACGCATTTGGATATTATTGACAAGGGCTTGAAGGTTATGGATACAACGGCGAGCTCATTGTCTATGGAAAATAATATTCCACTCGTCGTTTTCAATTTGAATCAACCGGGTAATATTAAAAAAGTTGTTGAAGGGCAAAACATCGGAACTACAGTGAGGGGAAAATAA
- the tsf gene encoding translation elongation factor Ts, producing MASISASQVKELRDKIGVGMMDAKKALVATDGDMDKAIDFLREKGIAKAEKKSSRVAAEGLADVEIHDDQAAIAEVNSETDFVASNDQFIDLVKGVTAQLALSAPKTVEEALALKTTKGTVNDDIIETTQTTGEKITLRRFDTIKKTDDEHFGAYLHMGGKIATLVVLEGADDDTAKDIAMHVAAINPKYVNRDQVPSEVLDHEREVLSKEAEEEGKPAKIIAKMVEGRLNKFLAEISLDDQDFVKDPDQTVAKYVASKGGKVKTFIRYEVGEGIEKKTVDFAEEVKKEIGD from the coding sequence ATGGCAAGTATTTCTGCATCACAAGTTAAGGAATTACGTGATAAAATCGGCGTTGGTATGATGGATGCAAAAAAGGCATTAGTTGCAACCGATGGTGACATGGATAAGGCAATCGACTTTCTTCGTGAAAAAGGTATTGCAAAGGCTGAAAAGAAAAGTAGTCGTGTGGCTGCTGAAGGCTTAGCAGACGTTGAAATTCATGACGATCAGGCCGCAATTGCTGAAGTTAATTCAGAAACTGACTTTGTTGCTTCTAATGATCAATTTATCGATTTAGTAAAGGGCGTTACCGCACAGTTGGCATTGAGTGCCCCTAAAACAGTTGAAGAAGCCTTGGCTCTCAAAACTACTAAGGGAACTGTCAACGATGACATTATCGAAACAACCCAAACGACTGGCGAAAAAATTACCCTTCGTCGTTTTGATACGATCAAGAAGACTGATGATGAGCATTTTGGTGCATATTTACACATGGGCGGCAAGATTGCTACGTTAGTAGTTTTAGAAGGCGCCGATGATGATACAGCTAAAGATATTGCTATGCATGTAGCTGCTATTAATCCTAAATACGTCAATCGTGATCAAGTTCCTTCAGAGGTTTTGGATCACGAACGTGAAGTTTTATCTAAAGAAGCTGAAGAAGAAGGCAAACCTGCAAAGATTATCGCTAAGATGGTTGAAGGTCGTCTTAATAAATTCTTAGCTGAAATTAGTTTAGATGATCAAGACTTTGTTAAGGATCCTGACCAAACTGTTGCAAAATATGTTGCTTCAAAAGGTGGAAAAGTGAAAACATTTATCCGCTATGAAGTTGGCGAAGGTATTGAAAAGAAAACAGTCGATTTTGCTGAAGAAGTAAAAAAGGAAATCGGTGACTAA
- the rpsB gene encoding 30S ribosomal protein S2, giving the protein MAVISMKQLLESGVHFGHQTRRWNPKMKPYIFTERNGIYIIDLQKTVKMIDSAYNFVKDIAADNGVVLFVGTKKQAQTAIEEEATRAGQFYVNHRWLGGTLTNWNTIQTRIKRLKDLKKMNEDGTFERLPKKEVSLLNKQKDKLEKFLGGIEDMPHLPDAMFIVDPRKEQIAVKEARKLNIPIIAMVDTNTDPDQIDVIIPSNDDAIRAVRLITSKMADAVIEGRQGEDQDVADQSAAESAAPAKESAASSEVSADSLESLKKTVEGGADSAK; this is encoded by the coding sequence ATGGCAGTAATTTCTATGAAACAATTGCTCGAATCTGGAGTTCATTTTGGTCACCAAACACGTCGTTGGAATCCAAAAATGAAACCATACATTTTTACAGAACGTAACGGTATTTACATCATTGACTTACAAAAAACAGTCAAGATGATTGATTCTGCTTACAATTTTGTAAAAGATATTGCAGCTGATAATGGTGTTGTTTTGTTTGTGGGAACAAAGAAACAAGCACAAACTGCAATTGAAGAAGAAGCAACTCGTGCAGGCCAGTTTTATGTTAACCATCGTTGGTTAGGTGGAACTTTGACTAACTGGAACACAATCCAAACACGTATCAAACGTCTTAAAGATCTTAAAAAGATGAATGAAGACGGTACTTTCGAACGTTTGCCAAAGAAGGAAGTTTCACTTCTTAACAAACAAAAAGACAAGTTGGAGAAGTTCTTAGGTGGTATTGAAGATATGCCACATCTTCCAGATGCTATGTTTATCGTTGATCCTCGTAAGGAACAAATCGCGGTAAAAGAAGCTCGTAAGTTGAACATTCCAATTATTGCTATGGTTGATACGAATACAGATCCTGACCAAATTGATGTTATTATTCCATCAAATGATGATGCTATTCGTGCCGTTCGTTTGATTACTTCAAAAATGGCTGATGCTGTTATCGAAGGACGTCAAGGCGAAGACCAAGATGTTGCTGACCAATCAGCAGCTGAAAGCGCAGCACCTGCTAAAGAAAGTGCTGCTTCTAGCGAAGTTTCTGCAGATTCTCTTGAAAGTCTCAAGAAAACTGTTGAAGGCGGAGCAGATTCTGCAAAATAG
- a CDS encoding D-2-hydroxyacid dehydrogenase, with translation MKIIAYGIRDDEKPYLDEWVKDNSVEVKAVAELLTEDNIDLAKGYDGVVAYQQKPYTDGIFKKMDEFGIHAFSLRNVGVDNVPVESVKKYNIKVSNVPAYSPSAIAELSVTALMALLRRLPRFENKMAKGDFRWAPDIAQELNELTVGVVGTGRIGRAAMDIFKGFGAKVIGYDVFRNPELEKEGIYVDSLDDIYKQADVITLHMPALKDNYHMLNDDAFGKMKDGVYILNYARGTLIDTDALIRALDNGKVAGAGLDTYENEVGIFDVDHKGEKINDDAFNNLYARDNVLITPHAAFYTTKAVKNMVQISLNNNKSFIENGKADNEVSFD, from the coding sequence ATGAAAATTATTGCTTATGGTATTCGTGATGATGAAAAACCATATTTAGATGAATGGGTTAAAGATAATAGTGTTGAGGTTAAGGCTGTTGCCGAACTTTTGACTGAAGACAATATTGACCTAGCTAAAGGTTATGACGGGGTTGTTGCTTATCAGCAAAAACCTTATACTGACGGCATCTTTAAGAAGATGGATGAATTTGGAATCCACGCATTCTCCTTACGAAATGTTGGCGTTGACAACGTTCCAGTTGAATCCGTTAAGAAATACAATATTAAGGTTTCTAACGTTCCTGCATATTCACCAAGTGCAATTGCCGAATTATCAGTCACTGCATTGATGGCTTTGTTACGCCGGTTACCACGCTTTGAAAACAAAATGGCTAAAGGCGATTTCCGTTGGGCACCAGATATTGCTCAAGAACTTAACGAATTAACCGTTGGTGTTGTTGGTACTGGTCGTATCGGTCGTGCAGCAATGGATATTTTCAAGGGCTTTGGAGCCAAGGTAATTGGTTATGATGTTTTCCGCAATCCTGAATTGGAAAAAGAAGGCATTTACGTAGATAGTTTGGACGACATCTACAAACAAGCAGACGTAATTACTTTGCATATGCCTGCTTTGAAGGACAACTATCACATGTTAAATGACGATGCTTTTGGCAAGATGAAAGATGGCGTCTACATTCTCAATTATGCTCGTGGCACACTCATCGATACAGATGCATTGATTCGGGCTCTCGACAACGGAAAAGTTGCTGGTGCCGGACTTGATACTTACGAAAATGAAGTTGGAATTTTTGATGTTGATCATAAGGGTGAAAAGATTAATGATGATGCATTCAACAATCTTTATGCTCGTGACAACGTTTTAATTACACCACATGCAGCTTTCTATACAACCAAAGCTGTTAAGAACATGGTTCAAATTTCATTAAATAATAACAAGAGCTTTATCGAAAATGGCAAAGCTGATAATGAAGTTAGCTTTGATTAA
- a CDS encoding GIY-YIG nuclease family protein, whose translation MVEKKREFFFYVLFCADGTLYGGFTVDLAQRVATHNAGKGAKYTRVKSRRPVRLIYSESYEKKHDALSAEYHFKHQTRAAKIVFLKLHDVQLPKM comes from the coding sequence ATGGTGGAGAAAAAGCGTGAGTTCTTCTTTTATGTACTTTTTTGCGCAGATGGTACGTTATATGGTGGTTTTACAGTAGATTTGGCACAACGGGTTGCTACACATAATGCAGGAAAAGGTGCCAAATATACACGTGTCAAGAGTAGGCGACCTGTACGACTGATTTATTCTGAAAGCTATGAAAAAAAACACGATGCGTTAAGTGCTGAATATCACTTTAAGCATCAAACTAGGGCAGCAAAAATTGTCTTTTTGAAATTGCATGATGTGCAACTTCCAAAAATGTGA
- a CDS encoding tRNA1(Val) (adenine(37)-N6)-methyltransferase produces the protein MKESVKIYNNERIDQLYSQDIKIIQSPDVFSFSLDAVLLADFANLKISSKIKIMDLCAGNGAVGLFASQKTKGQIFQIELQERLADMGQRSIQLNGLQNQVHMVNLDLANTFNKFEKDSFDYVLCNPPYFKDQTTSKKNPNPYLAIARHEIKTSLDQVLEVASGLLKMNGKLYLVHRPERFSEILSVMTRYRLAPKKVRLVYPRKNGEANMVLIEAIKDGRAGGMRFVEPLYTYEGKEYSTEVKGLLYGGEKA, from the coding sequence ATGAAAGAATCTGTAAAAATATATAATAATGAAAGAATTGACCAACTTTATAGTCAAGATATTAAAATTATTCAAAGCCCAGACGTCTTTTCCTTTTCATTAGATGCTGTTCTTTTAGCGGATTTTGCAAATCTAAAAATATCTTCAAAAATTAAAATTATGGATTTATGTGCTGGAAATGGGGCTGTTGGGCTTTTTGCCAGTCAAAAAACAAAGGGCCAAATCTTTCAAATTGAATTGCAAGAGAGGCTTGCTGATATGGGCCAACGGAGTATTCAACTAAATGGTCTGCAAAACCAGGTTCATATGGTTAACCTGGATTTAGCAAATACGTTTAATAAATTTGAAAAAGATTCGTTTGATTATGTGCTTTGCAATCCGCCATATTTCAAAGACCAAACAACGAGTAAAAAAAATCCGAACCCCTATTTAGCAATAGCGCGGCATGAGATCAAAACATCACTGGACCAAGTTTTAGAAGTGGCCTCTGGATTGCTAAAAATGAACGGAAAATTATACCTCGTGCATCGACCGGAACGGTTTTCAGAGATTTTGTCAGTCATGACAAGATATCGGTTAGCACCAAAAAAAGTTCGGCTAGTTTATCCACGGAAAAATGGAGAGGCTAATATGGTTTTAATTGAAGCAATAAAAGATGGTCGAGCAGGCGGTATGCGATTTGTGGAACCATTGTATACTTATGAAGGGAAAGAATACTCAACAGAAGTGAAGGGATTGCTTTATGGTGGAGAAAAAGCGTGA
- a CDS encoding lysophospholipid acyltransferase family protein, which translates to MLYSFLRILIRILLYIINGRPRYLNRKNLPKGSYILVGPHRTWFDPILFALAASPKKFSFMAKEELFKNPIIRWILVKCYAFSVNRKNPGPSAIKTPVKILRQGELSTIIFPSGSRHSQHLKGGAVVIAKMANVPLIPTVYQGPLSFKALFSRKKITVAFGEPILIDRKQRMDDAGRDALDQQLQSAFDHLDKEVDPNFHYIDISKK; encoded by the coding sequence GTGCTTTATTCATTTTTAAGAATTTTAATCCGAATATTATTATACATTATCAATGGTCGTCCTCGTTACTTAAACCGAAAGAATCTTCCAAAAGGTTCGTACATCTTAGTTGGTCCTCACCGCACTTGGTTTGATCCAATTCTATTTGCATTAGCGGCTAGCCCTAAGAAGTTTTCGTTCATGGCTAAAGAAGAACTATTCAAGAATCCAATTATTCGTTGGATTTTGGTTAAATGTTACGCTTTTTCTGTAAATCGGAAAAATCCGGGTCCTTCTGCTATTAAAACACCAGTAAAAATTTTGCGTCAAGGAGAACTTTCAACCATTATTTTTCCCTCTGGTTCGCGTCATTCCCAACATTTAAAAGGAGGCGCTGTTGTCATCGCAAAAATGGCAAATGTGCCACTTATCCCAACTGTGTATCAGGGACCATTATCTTTTAAAGCACTTTTTTCTCGAAAAAAAATTACCGTTGCGTTTGGTGAACCGATTTTAATTGATCGTAAACAACGAATGGACGATGCTGGTAGAGATGCACTTGACCAGCAATTACAAAGCGCCTTTGATCATTTAGACAAAGAAGTTGACCCTAACTTCCATTATATCGATATTTCAAAAAAATAA
- a CDS encoding ABC transporter ATP-binding protein yields MQNKKESIWSHTMTVKEQFHTIKRMLPFTKPFWKQFVVAIIFAGIVSVINILLPRLIQYYMDHFLVHSSTPLSIMFLFAGLYFMGAILQAIFQFGQTFLYAMGAERTLERVRVLLFRKLHKLGMSYFDATPAGSIVSRVTNDTMSLQDFWTLFLTLIVGVFGMASALVAMFTTNVKITWATLVLLPFLVFIIWFYQKYSSTVYRRMRENLSQLNTKISESLVGIGVIQQFRQEKRIETEFEKTNNDYLFARFSMIRMNSLLLNPIINLMYALGVVIALGLFGINAFKEPVAAGVIYAFVSYIDSFYNPMSSMMDYLSTFQDGLVASTRILRIFDNENYQPKQNEKSNLEITEGKIEFKHVTFSYDGKNNVLNDINFTVNPGETVALVGSTGSGKSSTINLLMRFYEFQSGQILVDGHDIREYPAAELRKKIGLVLQEPFLFYGDIASNIRMYNDEITDDDIRRAAQFVQADHFIEELPNGYHNKVIERGAEYSGGQRQLISFARTVVGDPKVLILDEATAHIDTETEDMIQGSLRKMSQSRTSLVIAHRLSTIQDANQILVLKHGRIIERGTHDELLAKHGMYFDMYQLQGNTKTVPS; encoded by the coding sequence ATGCAGAATAAAAAAGAATCAATTTGGTCGCATACTATGACCGTTAAAGAGCAATTTCACACAATTAAACGGATGCTACCGTTTACGAAACCTTTTTGGAAACAATTTGTGGTTGCCATTATCTTTGCAGGAATTGTGAGTGTAATCAATATTTTGCTTCCAAGATTGATTCAATACTATATGGATCATTTCTTGGTTCATAGTTCAACGCCGCTTTCCATAATGTTCTTGTTTGCCGGCTTGTATTTTATGGGCGCAATTTTGCAGGCTATTTTTCAGTTTGGTCAAACCTTTTTGTACGCCATGGGAGCCGAAAGGACATTAGAAAGAGTGCGTGTCCTGCTATTTAGAAAGTTGCATAAATTAGGTATGAGTTATTTTGATGCAACGCCGGCAGGCTCAATTGTTTCTAGGGTTACAAACGATACGATGAGTTTGCAGGACTTTTGGACTTTATTTTTGACTCTTATTGTGGGAGTTTTCGGAATGGCATCTGCCCTAGTGGCGATGTTTACAACCAATGTCAAAATTACCTGGGCAACATTAGTATTACTGCCATTTTTGGTTTTCATAATTTGGTTCTACCAAAAATATAGTTCAACGGTATACAGAAGAATGCGGGAAAACTTGAGTCAGTTAAATACAAAAATTAGTGAATCATTAGTTGGAATTGGTGTTATTCAACAATTTCGGCAGGAGAAAAGGATTGAAACGGAATTTGAAAAAACCAATAATGATTATCTGTTTGCTAGGTTTTCGATGATTCGGATGAATTCTTTATTACTAAATCCTATCATTAATTTAATGTATGCCCTTGGTGTCGTTATTGCCTTAGGACTGTTTGGAATTAATGCGTTTAAGGAACCAGTAGCTGCGGGGGTTATCTATGCGTTTGTAAGTTATATTGACAGCTTTTATAATCCAATGTCTTCAATGATGGATTATCTATCGACTTTTCAGGATGGTCTTGTAGCAAGTACCCGAATTTTGCGGATTTTTGATAATGAAAATTATCAGCCTAAGCAAAATGAAAAGTCGAATCTTGAAATTACAGAAGGAAAAATTGAATTTAAACACGTTACTTTTTCATATGACGGTAAAAATAATGTTTTGAATGACATTAATTTTACGGTTAATCCAGGAGAAACAGTTGCGTTAGTTGGATCGACTGGTAGTGGCAAGAGTTCCACAATCAATTTATTAATGCGATTTTATGAATTTCAGTCTGGACAGATTTTGGTTGATGGCCATGATATTCGTGAGTATCCGGCAGCAGAATTGCGCAAGAAGATTGGGTTAGTTTTACAAGAACCATTTTTATTCTATGGAGACATTGCTTCTAATATTCGTATGTATAATGACGAGATTACCGATGATGATATTCGCCGTGCTGCACAATTTGTTCAAGCAGATCATTTCATTGAAGAATTACCAAACGGATACCATAACAAAGTGATTGAACGAGGAGCGGAATACTCTGGTGGTCAGCGTCAATTAATCTCATTTGCCCGTACGGTAGTTGGTGATCCGAAAGTTTTAATCTTGGATGAAGCAACTGCCCATATTGATACTGAAACAGAAGACATGATCCAAGGCAGTTTGAGAAAAATGAGTCAGAGCCGAACGTCACTTGTGATTGCTCATCGTCTTTCAACAATTCAGGATGCTAATCAAATTTTAGTGTTGAAACATGGACGAATTATTGAACGGGGAACGCATGATGAATTACTTGCTAAGCATGGCATGTACTTTGACATGTATCAGTTACAAGGAAATACCAAGACAGTACCTTCATAA
- a CDS encoding ABC transporter ATP-binding protein, with amino-acid sequence MSIFHKLAWFFKIEKWNYLIGVIFLLLVAVLNILPPKIIGNLVQVISTRKLSASTLVFSLIILATVGILQYLFRFVWRSRIFGGAARLEKTLRSRLFTHYMQMDQTFYQEHRTGDLMAHATNDLQAIQQVAGSGILSFADSIITGITTIIAMMALVDWRLTLLAMIPFPILAVTAGYLGTKIHIAFRKSQAAFSKLNNKAQESIMGIKVIKSLGQDKEDTVDFEKLIDQTIKINRKVNALDALFNPMTTILIGISYMITLVVGGSFVVHNVINIGQLVSFISYITMLIWPMFAIGNLFNIMERGNASYDRVNLLLHAKSSIIDDKHAVKKRATGDLDFAIQSFTYPGDEKSSLDNVNFKLSAGNTIGLVGKVGTGKSTIMKLVLREFDEYKGAITVGGINIKDYALNSYLPSLGYVPEESFLFSDTIKNNIKFGDFSATDEEVEEAAKKSDLYEDILEQPAQFDTEVGEQGVSLSGGQRQRLAIARALIINPEVLLLDDALSAVDGETEHEILQELRQERKGKTTIIAAHRLSSVMNANEILVLDDGKIIQRGTHEQLLAQDGWYQDMFHRQQMETKIAKEGELDAE; translated from the coding sequence GTGTCAATCTTTCATAAATTAGCTTGGTTTTTTAAGATAGAAAAATGGAATTACCTTATTGGAGTCATCTTTCTCCTGCTTGTTGCTGTCTTAAACATTTTACCGCCTAAGATTATTGGTAATTTAGTGCAAGTAATTAGCACAAGAAAATTGAGTGCGTCAACGCTAGTTTTTTCGTTAATCATTTTGGCGACTGTTGGTATTCTCCAGTATCTTTTTCGGTTTGTTTGGCGTTCAAGAATATTTGGTGGGGCAGCTCGCCTTGAAAAAACATTACGAAGTCGCCTTTTTACCCACTACATGCAGATGGACCAAACCTTCTATCAAGAACATCGAACTGGTGATTTAATGGCTCATGCTACGAATGATTTGCAGGCGATTCAACAGGTTGCGGGTTCTGGAATTCTTTCGTTTGCCGATTCAATTATTACAGGGATTACAACAATTATTGCCATGATGGCCCTTGTTGACTGGCGATTGACACTTCTGGCAATGATTCCGTTCCCAATTCTTGCGGTAACTGCTGGTTATTTGGGGACTAAAATTCATATTGCCTTTCGAAAATCACAAGCGGCATTTTCTAAGCTAAATAATAAAGCGCAGGAAAGTATTATGGGGATCAAAGTCATCAAATCCCTTGGACAAGATAAAGAAGATACAGTTGATTTTGAAAAACTAATTGATCAGACCATAAAAATTAATCGAAAAGTAAATGCTTTGGATGCTCTGTTTAACCCGATGACCACAATTTTGATTGGAATTTCTTACATGATTACCCTTGTTGTTGGGGGATCGTTTGTTGTGCATAATGTAATCAATATTGGACAACTAGTTTCGTTTATTTCTTATATTACAATGTTAATTTGGCCAATGTTTGCGATTGGAAATCTATTTAACATTATGGAACGTGGTAATGCTAGTTACGACCGGGTTAATTTGTTACTCCACGCCAAATCCAGCATTATTGACGATAAACACGCTGTGAAGAAACGGGCGACTGGCGATTTAGATTTTGCAATTCAATCCTTTACTTATCCGGGTGATGAAAAAAGTAGTTTGGATAACGTTAATTTTAAATTATCTGCAGGAAATACCATTGGGTTGGTTGGAAAAGTTGGAACTGGAAAATCAACAATTATGAAGCTTGTTTTGCGTGAATTTGATGAGTATAAAGGTGCGATAACTGTCGGTGGAATTAATATTAAGGATTATGCGTTGAATTCATATTTGCCTTCACTTGGTTACGTTCCAGAAGAAAGTTTTCTATTCTCTGACACAATTAAAAACAACATTAAATTTGGGGACTTTTCTGCAACCGATGAAGAAGTAGAAGAAGCTGCAAAAAAAAGTGATCTGTATGAAGATATTTTAGAGCAACCTGCTCAATTTGATACTGAGGTTGGCGAACAAGGCGTTTCCTTATCTGGTGGTCAGCGGCAGCGGCTTGCTATTGCACGGGCGCTCATTATCAACCCGGAAGTACTTCTTTTAGATGATGCACTCTCCGCAGTTGATGGTGAAACAGAACATGAGATTCTACAGGAATTGCGCCAAGAACGGAAAGGAAAAACGACCATTATTGCTGCTCACCGATTGAGCAGTGTCATGAATGCAAATGAAATCCTGGTCCTGGATGATGGCAAAATTATTCAGCGAGGAACGCATGAACAATTATTGGCACAAGATGGTTGGTATCAAGATATGTTCCATAGGCAGCAAATGGAAACCAAAATTGCGAAGGAGGGTGAACTAGATGCAGAATAA
- a CDS encoding YneF family protein, whose translation MSTGIWILIVVIAVLVGAVGGFFAARKYMESYLKNNPPINEDMLRTMMLQMGQKPSQKKLHQMMTSMQNQSKHQK comes from the coding sequence TTGTCAACAGGAATTTGGATTTTAATCGTCGTTATTGCGGTATTAGTCGGAGCAGTAGGTGGTTTCTTTGCTGCTCGTAAATATATGGAAAGCTATCTTAAGAATAATCCTCCAATCAATGAAGATATGTTACGAACTATGATGTTGCAAATGGGACAAAAACCATCACAAAAGAAGTTACATCAAATGATGACTTCTATGCAGAACCAATCTAAACATCAAAAATAG
- a CDS encoding DUF896 domain-containing protein, translating to MAKSDEEFQKLIKRINELAHKAKSDGLTDLEIIERKDLRQRYLKRFREGFKSQVEMMQVFDKSGKEVTPEKVKEVQRKKGLRDD from the coding sequence TTGGCTAAATCAGATGAAGAATTTCAGAAGTTAATCAAACGGATTAATGAACTAGCACATAAAGCAAAAAGTGACGGATTAACAGATTTGGAAATTATTGAGCGAAAAGATCTGCGTCAAAGGTATTTAAAACGGTTTAGAGAAGGCTTTAAGAGCCAAGTTGAAATGATGCAGGTTTTTGACAAGAGCGGTAAGGAAGTTACACCCGAAAAGGTGAAAGAAGTTCAACGTAAAAAGGGTCTTCGTGATGATTAA